The genomic window CACCTGACCGTGTGGTGGCCGCGATGGTCTCGTAACTGGGTACTAAATCTGCCTGATTATCACTGCCCGCCACAGACAGCACAGTTCGGATCAGGCGCGACTTCAATTTCTGTAAAGCTTGCGGATAAGCCATCATATAACATCAGCCGGCCAATAAGCGGCGCGCCTGTTCCAGTGATCAGCTTTATAACCTCTGCTGTCTGCAATGCGCCCATAACAAGCGTGGTTGATCCCAGAACACCTGCTGTTGAACATGACGGGGCCTGATCATAATCGAGCTCTGTTTGCGGGAAAATACAGCGCAGGCATGGGCTGTTTTCAGCCTGCGGGACGAAACAAGTAATCTGTCCGTCTGATCTGACAGCCCCGGCAAAGACAAGGGCGATGCCATGGCTCTGGCATAAGTCATTCACAAGATAGCGTGTTTCTGCATTATCCGTGCAATCCACCACCAGATCATGAGCCTTGATCAGATCGTCAGCAGTTTCAGCGCAGAATCTTTTGGTTTCGATCTGAAGGCTGATATCTGGGTTCAGAGCCTGTGCAAATGCTGCTGCACTCTCAGCCTTGTTCATGCCCAGCCTGTCCATCGTATGGGTAATCTGCCGGTTCAGATTGGTCAGTTCGACCTGGTCATCATCAACCAGAGTCAGATGCCCAACACCTGCGCCGGCGAGCCCAGCAATAACAGGCGCGCCCAAACCGCCTGCCCCCAAGATAAGCACTTTTGCCTGAAGTAATTTTTTCTGACCTGGCTCGCCGATTTCCGGCATCACCACTTGCCGTGCGTAACGTTCAACCTCATGATCAGTCAAAATCATGATATCTCTCCTGATGAGTTTTCATACAGGCCAGTTGACCCGAAACCACCTGCCCCGCGGGCTGTCTCATCAAGCTCATCTGCAGTTTGGAAAGAAGCTTTCAGAACCGGGCTGAAAATCATCTGGGCAATCCGCATCCCATGTTCAATTGAAATTGTCTCTGTACCCAGATTGACCAGCAGAACTTTTATCTCGCCCCGATAATCGGCATCGATTGTGCCTGGCGCGTTGGCGACCGTCAGACCGTGTTTCAAAGCCAGGCCAGAACGCGGCCGAATTTGAGCTTCTACACCCTCTGGCATAGCCATAAACAAACCGGTTGGTACAGCAAGGCGAGCCGTAGGGGCCAGTGTTATCGGCCCATCTGGCAGCGCTGCTTGCAGGTCAACACCTGCAGACAGATCAGTCTGATAGGCTGGAAGGGGCAGGGATGAGGCTGCTTCATTTTGCTTCAGATAAATTTTCATTTGTCTTTATCCACTGGTCGAGTTCAGAAATCAGCTGGTTTGCCAAAGCCTGTTTCGACTGATTAGGCCAGTCAATAATGTCTGCATCCTTGATCAGGCTGGCTTTATTCTGATCAGATCCAAATATACTATGATCCGGATCAGCTGCGATATGGTTGGCAATGATCCAGTCACAGCCCTTACGGATACGTTTTTTTTGGGCATTGGCAATTAAATTATCCGTTTCGGCAGCAAATCCAATAACAAGGGACGGCCTGTTCTCTGCTGTGCTCAAGCTGGCCAGAATATCAGGATTTTCAGCCAAGCTGATATCTGGCGGGCCTTTGTCGTTTTTTTTCTGTTTATGTGTGGTCTCATTTTCCACATGCCAGTCTGCGACTGCGGCTGCACAAATGGCTATATCTGCGGGCAAATTGTCCTGACAGGCTGCATGCATCTGCCGGGCAGTCTCGACCTTGACCACTTTGACATTCTGCGGATCTGGCAAGCTGACAGGTCCGCTTATAAGAGTAACTCTTGCGCCATGCGCCGCACAGGCGGCAGCCAATGCATGCCCCTGTTTACCCGAAGAACGATTAGCAATATAGCGCACCGGATCAATCGGCTCATGTGTTGGCCCGGATGTGATCAAAACATGCCGGCCAGCCAGACAGCCCTGACCCTCTTGGAAGAATCGCTCTGCTGTTGCTGCGATCTCTACAGGCTCAGCCAACCGCCCTCGCCCCACCTCACCACAGGCAGTATCTCCGCTGACCGGCGAGACGACATGCACGCCGCGGCTGACAAGGATATCCATATTGGCTTGCGTTGCCGGATGATGCCACATATTCGGATTCATGGCCGGCGCCAACATTATCGGCGCAGCGGTGGCCAGACATAAGGTTGAGGCTAGACAATCAGCCAGCCCGTGGCTGAGTTTGGCGATAAAATTGGCTGTTGCCGGGGCAACCAGAACA from SAR116 cluster alpha proteobacterium HIMB100 includes these protein-coding regions:
- a CDS encoding dinucleotide-utilizing enzyme possibly involved in molybdopterin or thiamin biosynthesis (PFAM: MoeZ/MoeB domain; ThiF family), whose amino-acid sequence is MILTDHEVERYARQVVMPEIGEPGQKKLLQAKVLILGAGGLGAPVIAGLAGAGVGHLTLVDDDQVELTNLNRQITHTMDRLGMNKAESAAAFAQALNPDISLQIETKRFCAETADDLIKAHDLVVDCTDNAETRYLVNDLCQSHGIALVFAGAVRSDGQITCFVPQAENSPCLRCIFPQTELDYDQAPSCSTAGVLGSTTLVMGALQTAEVIKLITGTGAPLIGRLMLYDGLSASFTEIEVAPDPNCAVCGGQ
- a CDS encoding deoxyuridine 5'-triphosphate nucleotidohydrolase Dut (PFAM: dUTPase~TIGRFAM: deoxyuridine 5'-triphosphate nucleotidohydrolase (dut)), which codes for MKIYLKQNEAASSLPLPAYQTDLSAGVDLQAALPDGPITLAPTARLAVPTGLFMAMPEGVEAQIRPRSGLALKHGLTVANAPGTIDADYRGEIKVLLVNLGTETISIEHGMRIAQMIFSPVLKASFQTADELDETARGAGGFGSTGLYENSSGEIS
- a CDS encoding phosphopantothenoylcysteine decarboxylase/phosphopantothenate--cysteine ligase (PFAM: DNA / pantothenate metabolism flavoprotein; Flavoprotein~TIGRFAM: phosphopantothenoylcysteine decarboxylase/phosphopantothenate--cysteine ligase, prokaryotic), producing MSDFAQAFEQILHKLGGREAVQALLGVGPSALSNYVKRAEIPREKMALIQAALQQKGWQFDQDRLQLIALNAETRRQVLLIINGGIAAYKGLDLARRLMDRGFAVRGVMTESAQQFITPLSLSALTGEKVYTELFSLTDEAEMGHIRLARDTDLVLVAPATANFIAKLSHGLADCLASTLCLATAAPIMLAPAMNPNMWHHPATQANMDILVSRGVHVVSPVSGDTACGEVGRGRLAEPVEIAATAERFFQEGQGCLAGRHVLITSGPTHEPIDPVRYIANRSSGKQGHALAAACAAHGARVTLISGPVSLPDPQNVKVVKVETARQMHAACQDNLPADIAICAAAVADWHVENETTHKQKKNDKGPPDISLAENPDILASLSTAENRPSLVIGFAAETDNLIANAQKKRIRKGCDWIIANHIAADPDHSIFGSDQNKASLIKDADIIDWPNQSKQALANQLISELDQWIKTNENLSEAK